In Macadamia integrifolia cultivar HAES 741 chromosome 13, SCU_Mint_v3, whole genome shotgun sequence, one DNA window encodes the following:
- the LOC122059792 gene encoding mannosyl-oligosaccharide 1,2-alpha-mannosidase MNS3: protein MSKGLPYSMKDVDYDNAKFRPRSFFRVISQTLFTRSVKRECLSCSTGKFLILLLIGGIAYLTLTHTSPTHSASGGLGEGITDKKHKIITDGANKIRTFWRRAPRLPPRLSPDEEGSNNSSTVSLEKQNSLSKWTSRQQNVKNAFIHAWSGYKNYAMGYDELMPLSKRGIDGLGGLGATVVDSLDTAMIMGIDEIVSEAGSWIEKNLAQRVSEKGQVNLFETTIRVLGGLLSAYHLSGGEHGMDSRTIKGPNPVVYLDAAKDLADRLLVAFTSSPTSVPFSDVILRDRSAHPAPDGLSSTSEVSSLQLEFNYLSIISGDPKYGLEAMKVLEHLKTLPKIEGLVPIYISPRSGEFSGENIRLGSRGDSYYEYLLKVWLQQGTNRDGNLKYLHDMYEEAMKGVRNLLVRKSIPKGLVFVGELPYGSKGAFSPKMDHLVCFLPGNLALGATKGITKRKAMEENLLTFEDLENLKLAEDLAKTCFEMYSVTSTGLAPEIAYFRIEGDTEGGLDGGNKSSEYVNDIIIKPADRHNLLRPETVESLLVLYRVTEDPKYREWGWQIFEAFEKYTKIDSGGYSSLDDVTHLPPQRRDKMETFFLGETLKYLYLLFGDSSMIPLDRFVFNTEAHPLPIISLVKTE from the exons TGTCGATTACGACAACGCGAAGTTTCGACCTCGCTCATTTTTCAGG GTGATAAGCCAAACCTTATTCACAAGAAGCGTCAAACGTGAATGTTTAAGCTGTAGTACAGGGAAGTTTTTAATATTGTTGTTGATAGGTGGTATAGCATATTTAACATTGACACATACAAGTCCTACTCATTCTGCTTCTGGTGGATTAGGGGAAGGCATTACAGACAAAAAACATAAGATTATCACAGATGGTGCTAATAAAATTCGGACATTTTGGAGAAGAGCACCTAGGCTTCCTCCACGATTGTCTCCTGATGAGGAAGGCAGCAACAATAGTTCTACTGTCAGTTTGGAGAAGCAAAATTCTTTGTCAAAATGGACATCTAGGCAACAAAATGTTAAAAATGCATTTATCCATGCATGGTCTGGCTATAAAAACTATGCAATGGGCTATGATGAGCTTATGCCTCTAAGTAAGAGGGGAATTGATGGTTTAGGAGGCCTGGGTGCTACTGTTGTGGATTCACTTGATACAGCCATGATAATGGGTATAGATGAAATTGTTTCGGAAGCAGGTTCATGGATTGAAAAAAATCTTGCACAACGAGTTAGTGAGAAAGGTCAAGTAAATTTATTTGAAACTACCATACGTGTTTTGGGTGGTCTTCTTAGTGCTTATCATCTAAGTGGGGGAGAGCATGGGATGGACTCGAGAACAATCAAAGGGCCTAATCCAGTTGTTTACCTAGATGCAGCAAAGGACTTGGCTGATCGtctgttggttgcttttacttcAAGTCCAACTTCTGTTCCTTTTAGCGATGTTATTCTTCGAGATCGCTCAGCACATCCAGCTCCTGATGGATTGAGTAGTACATCTGAAGTTTCTTCTCTCCAGCTTGAGTTTAACTACCTCAGTATCATTTCAGGTGATCCAAAATATGGTCTGGAAGCCATGAAAGTCTTGGAACATCTGAAGACTCTTCCTAAGATAGAAGGACTGGTACCCATCTACATTAG TCCTCGCTCTGGTGAGTTCAGTGGAGAAAATATTCGGTTGGGATCTCGTGGTGACAGCTACTATGAGTACTTACTAAAAGTTTGGCTTCAGCAAGGAACAAATCGTGATGGTAATCTGAAGTACTTACATGATATGTATGAGGAAGCAATGAAGGGAGTTAGGAACCTTCTGGTTCGGAAATCTATCCCAAAAGGATTGGTTTTCGTAGGGGAACTTCCTTACGGATCTAAAGGCGCATTTAGTCCTAAAATGGATCACCTG GTTTGTTTCCTCCCAGGAAATCTGGCGCTTGGTGCTACTAAAGGGATTACAAAGAGAAAGGCTATGGAAGAAAATTTGCTTACTTTTGAAGACTTGGAAAATTTGAAGCTTGCTGAAGATCTGGCAAAAACTTGCTTTGAGATGTATTCAGTGACCTCTACGGGCCTTGCTCCAGAAATTGCTTACTTCCGTATAGAG GGAGATACTGAAGGAGGCCTTGATGGTGGAAACAAGAGTTCTGAATATGTGAatgatataataattaaaccAGCTGATCGCCACAATCTTTTGCGGCCAGAAACTGTTGAATCATTGCTAGTTTTGTATCGTGTTACAGAAGATCCAAA ATACCGCGAGTGGGGTTGGCAGATATTTGAGGCATTTGAAAAATATACGAAGATTGATTCTGGGGGTTATAGTTCTCTAGATGATGTCACCCATCTTCCCCCTCAAAGAAGGGACAAGATGGAGACCTTCTTCTTGGGCGAGACATTGAAATATTTATACTTGCTGTTTGGGGACAGCAGCATGATTCCATTAGATAGGTTTGTTTTTAATACAGAAGCTCACCCTCTTCCCATTATCAGCCTAGTGAAAACGGAATGA
- the LOC122058815 gene encoding putative disease resistance protein RGA3, with protein sequence MAGAILSAFLQVVFENLASPVIEESASLWGVENDLKRLSRTLSRIRAVLEDADERQIKEEAVKIWLRDLKDVAYDVDDILDEFSTRAQQFKLDDGFQSNNNQVWSFFSSFSSKRLLSQFDLAAKIKEIVTQLDEIQKDSSHLQLREGFGLKRIETRERPQTSSFIDESYVFGREEEKLKIIDFLVSEDCRGKGVSVIPIVGMGGSGKTTLAQLVYNDERVRKHFELRMWVCVSEDFDITRLTKSIIQSATRNCFGLMDLDPLQVILEEVLNEKRFLLVLDDVWNEKSSDWDVLRVPFRVGSKGSKIVLTTRSEIVSSIMGTVPAHHLGYLSDEHCWSLFAHRAFSGGLSGVNPNLERIGKEIIKKCQGLPLAAKTIGGLLHTKHDPSEWEVILNSKIWDLPEDLSDILPALKLSYHHLPASLKRCFVYCSIFPNNYVFDREKLVQLWMAEGFIQYDGRKQIEDIGSDYFNDLLRRSFFQCSYDHRRGQEVHTMHDLIHGLAQSIAADEYFRMADAKTYSISRRARYSSLLCGNIDPSMFGLFYKCKNLRTFLSLCEQPNSINQIPLDFFLKLKSLRVLDFCHTRITELPSSVDNLTHLRFLDVSHTRIKMLPEALSRLYNLQTLKLKGCFELLRLPKEMKNLVNLQHLEVEPYSRLTSMPPHVGMITNLQTLSTFIVGKETGCGIGELKNMMSLRGSLSLSRLENVDKIEEACEARLFDKQYIHKLEMIWSRGDAIRDEVTQEKVLNCLRPHTDLKELSILHYCGVEFPSWIYDSTLTNLVSLRLLYCQKCKMLPSLGQLPFLKNLYIGAMNNIKYVGHELCGSQRVKGFPSLQVLTFASMPYFEEWSGPKEGEFCCLSEISFSICHKLRKLSCLPPALRTLNISNCRSLTSIPRLPSIQNLAIQYCDEILLLSLTQLTTLSFLDISGLRNLTMLPTGLLKPLTVLEEIKISFCDELMCLSDCPGDLQNLVSLKHLEISDCPNLTSLAEEVLPSSIEHFVVSSCPNLRSLPKGMGKLTSLQELEIKDCEQLATLPEGMKNLSSLQLLEIFHCPQIQYLPEDGLPTKLQHLSICDCPILQLQCQNQGGQDWHKVVMTQQ encoded by the coding sequence ATGGCAGGTGCAATCCTTTCTGCATTTCTCCAAGTGGTCTTTGAGAATTTGGCTTCCCCTGTCATAGAAGAGTCTGCATCTTTATGGGGTGTTGAAAATGATCTGAAAAGATTATCTAGGACACTGTCAAGGATTCGTGCAGTGTTGGAAGATGCTGATGAGAGGCAAATAAAAGAGGAGGCAGTGAAGATTTGGCTGCGAGATCTTAAAGATGTGGCTTATGATGTCGACGATATACTTGATGAATTTTCCACCAGAGCTCAGCAATTTAAATTGGATGATGGATTTCAATCCAATAATAATCAGGTATGgagtttcttctcctcttttagCTCAAAAAGACTTTTGTCCCAATTTGATTTAGCAGCTAAGATAAAAGAAATTGTTACTCAATTGGATGAAATTCAGAAGGATAGTAGTCATCTCCAACTGAGAGAAGGTTTTGGGTTGAAGAGGATTGAAACAAGAGAGAGGCCACAGACTAGTTCCTTTATAGATGAGTCTTATGTTTTTGGTAGGGAGGAAGAGAAGTTGAAGATAATTGACTTTTTGGTGTCAGAAGATTGCAGGGGAAAAGGGGTTTCTGTGATTCCCATTGTTGGAATGGGTGGGTCTGGTAAGACCACTCTTGCTCAGCTTGTTTATAATGATGAGAGGGTAAGGAAACATTTTGAACTAAGAATGTGGGTCTGTGTCTCTGAAGATTTTGATATAACAAGACTTACCAAATCAATCATCCAGTCAGCCACCAGGAACTGTTTTGGACTCATGGATTTGGATCCACTTCAAGTCATTCTTGAGGAAGTACTAAATGAAAAGAGGTTTTTACTTGTTTTGGATGATGTGTGGAATGAGAAGTCCAGTGATTGGGATGTATTACGGGTTCCATTCAGAGTTGGATCTAAAGGAAGTAAAATTGTTTTAACTACTCGAAGTGAAATAGTTTCATCAATCATGGGCACAGTGCCTGCTCACCATTTGGGGTACTTATCAGATGAACATTGTTGGTCATTGTTTGCACATAGAGCTTTTTCAGGTGGGCTTTCTGGTGTTAATCCCAACTTAGAAAGGATTGGTAAGGAAATCATTAAGAAATGCCAAGGATTGCCTCTGGCAGCAAAGACAATAGGAGGACTCTTGCATACTAAACATGATCCAAGTGAATGGGAAGTTATCTTGAATAGCAAAATATGGGACTTGCCAGAAGATTTAAGTGATATTCTGCCTGCTCTGAAATTGAGCTATCATCATCTACCAGCTAGCCTTAAGCGGTGCTTTGTCTATTGCTCCATATTCCCCAACAATTATGTATTTGACAGAGAGAAGTTAGTACAGCTGTGGATGGCAGAAGGGTTTATTCAATATGATGGAAGAAAGCAAATCGAAGATATTGGGAGTGATTATTTTAATGATTTATTGCGGAGGTCATTTTTTCAATGTTCATATGATCATAGAAGAGGCCAAGAAGTACATACAATGCATGATCTCATCCATGGTCTTGCTCAAAGTATTGCTGCTGACGAGTATTTTAGGATGGCTGATGCTAAAACATACAGTATTTCCAGAAGGGCTCGTTATTCATCATTGCTTTGTGGCAATATTGACCCATCAATGTTTGGTCTATTCTACAAATGTAAAAACTTGCGTACATTTCTCTCACTGTGTGAGCAACCAAATAGCATCAACCAGATCCCTCTTGATttctttttgaaattgaaatctttACGTGTGTTGGACTTTTGTCATACTCGCATCACTGAACTACCAAGTTCAGTTGACAATTTGACACATCTGCGATTCCTTGATGTCTCTCATACCCGTATTAAGATGTTACCAGAAGCACTGAGTAGGCTCTACAATCTACAGACATTGAAACTAAAAGGATGCTTTGAACTTCTTAGATTGCCCAAGGAGATGAAGAACCTAGTCAATCTTCAGCATCTTGAGGTAGAGCCGTATTCTCGGCTGACATCAATGCCACCTCATGTTGGTATGATAACCAATCTACAAACACTATCAACATTCATTGTTGGTAAAGAAACTGGATGTGGAATCGGAGAGCTGAAGAACATGATGAGTCTTCGTGGATCACTTTCCCTGTCTAGGCTGGAAAATGTGGACAAGATAGAAGAGGCATGTGAGGCCAGGTTGTTTGATAAGCAATATATACACAAACTAGAGATGATATGGAGTCGTGGTGATGCCATCAGAGATGAGGTTACACAGGAGAAAGTTCTTAACTGCCTCCGCCCTCACACAGATCTTAAAGAGCTGAGCATACTTCACTACTGTGGTGTCGAGTTTCCTAGTTGGATTTATGATTCAACCCTCACAAACTTAGTGAGTTTGAGACTCTTATATTGTCAAAAATGCAAAATGCTCCCCTCTCTTGGCCAACTACCCTTTCTCAAAAATCTCTACATTGGTGCAATGAACAACATAAAATATGTGGGTCATGAACTCTGTGGAAGTCAAAGGGTAAAAGGCTTTCCATCATTGCAGGTTCTAACATTTGCCAGCATGCCATATTTTGAGGAATGGAGTGGACCCAAGGAAGGAGAATTTTGTTGCttgagtgaaatttccttttcaatATGCCATAAGCTGAGAAAACTATCCTGCCTTCCACCTGCCTTGAGAACATTGAACATATCAAATTGTCGGAGTTTAACTTCCATACCAAGGCTTCCATCAATTCAGAATTTGGCAATTCAGTATTGTGATGAGATACTATTACTTTCCTTGACTCAGCTTACAACACTGTCCTTCCTGGATATATCTGGTTTACGAAATTTAACCATGCTACCTACGGGGTTATTGAAGCCATTGACAGTACTTGAGGAAATAAAAATCAGCTTCTGTGATGAGCTAATGTGTTTATCAGATTGTCCAGGAGACCTGCAAAATCTGGTTtctctcaaacatttagaaattTCGGATTGTCCCAACCTCACATCACTTGCTGAAGAAGTGCTGCCCAGCTCAATTGAACATTTTGTGGTTTCATCCTGTCCAAATCTCAGGTCCTTGCCTAAGGGAATGGGAAAACTTACTTCTTTACAGGAGTTGGAAATTAAAGACTGTGAGCAGCTTGCAACCTTACCTGAAGGAATGAAAAACCTTTCTTCCCTCCAACTTCTGGAGATTTTTCACTGCCCTCAAATCCAGTACCTGCCAGAGGATGGATTGCCAACCAAACTTCAGCATTTATCGATTTGTGATTGTCCGATACTACAACTTCAGTGTCAAAATCAGGGTGGTCAAGATTGGCACAAGGTAGTCATGACCCAACAATAG
- the LOC122059450 gene encoding pectinesterase QRT1-like, protein MGSLVFKIILLILSIFFCVQLCAAQGDYLSNNYITWNDFTIDEYYTRFNSTLVYNSTQVIVVAKDGSGDSLTVQGAVDMIPLDNEKRVKIFIQPGIYREQVKVSRRKPYVSFIGKPNSQTVITGHAKASDKDGNGGEIGTFRTATVDVKSDYFCATEITFENTIVARPGMDGAQAVAFKISGDKSMFYRVRFVGSQDTLLDDSGTHYFYQCHIQGSMDFIFGTAKSLYQNCTISSTAQHHGAIAAHHRNSEDEDTGFSFVNCTVNGTGKKVDLGRSWGPYARTVYSYCDLDINVSEERWSDMGDESRKRTAQFGEYESSGKGAKEGKKKLWVKPLSYQEAMPYFLDENFIDGDEWLRL, encoded by the exons atgggttcTTTAGTTTTCaagattattttattgattctaTCTATCTTCTTTTGTGTCCAATTATGTGCAGCTCAAGGAGATTATTTGTCAAACAATTATATTACTTGGAACGATTTCACCATTGATGAGTATTATACAAGATTCAATTCAACACTAGTGTATAACAGCACTCAAGTGATTGTTGTTGCAAAGGATGGAAGTGGCGATTCACTTACTGTTCAAGGTGCCGTGGATATGATTCCTCTTGATAATGAAAAGAGAGTGAAAATTTTTATACAAccgggtatttacag GGAACAAGTAAAAGTTTCAAGAAGGAAGCCTTATGTTTCATTCATAGGGAAGCCAAATTCTCAAACAGTGATCACTGGGCATGCTAAAGCTTCTGATAAAGATGGCAATGGGGGAGAAATAGGAACCTTTCGTACTGCTACTGTCGATGTGAAATCTGATTACTTCTGCGCTACAGAGATCACTTTTGAG AATACAATAGTTGCGAGGCCTGGGATGGATGGGGCGCAAGCAGTTGCATTCAAAATCTCTGGAGACAAATCAATGTTCTATAGAGTAAGATTTGTTGGGTCACAGGATACCCTCTTAGACGATTCAGGAACACATTACTTCTACCAATGTCACATTCAAGGATCTATGGACTTCATATTTGGAACGGCAAAGTCCCTCTATCAG AATTGCACTATTAGTTCAACAGCGCAACACCATGGAGCAATTGCAGCTCATCATAGGAATTCAGAAGACGAAGATACAGGGTTTTCTTTTGTAAATTGTACAGTGAATGGAACCGGGAAAAAAGTTGACCTGGGAAGATCTTGGGGTCCATATGCAAGAACTGTGTATTCCTATTGTGATTTGGATATCAATGTATCTGAGGAGCGATGGAGTGACATGGGAGATGAATCAAGAAAAAG GACTGCGCAATTTGGAGAATATGAATCTAGTGGCAAAGGagcaaaagaagggaaaaaaaagctaTGGGTCAAGCCATTGAGTTATCAAGAAGCAATGCCTTATTTTTTGGATGAGAATTTCATAGATGGTGATGAATGGCTAAGACTTTAG